The following DNA comes from Oncorhynchus mykiss isolate Arlee chromosome 16, USDA_OmykA_1.1, whole genome shotgun sequence.
gaacacaggagtgatggttgcattatattccattaaaaaatcatccgtttccagctacaatagtcatttacaacattaacaatgtctacactgtatttctgatcaacttgatgttattttaatggacaaaaaaattgcttttctttcaaaaacaaataaatttttaagtgaccccaaacttttgaacagtagtgtagttgctaccattccaccaattccgctccaaccattaccacaagcctTTTCTGCCCAATTAAGGtgctaccaacctcctgtgccaTGCAGATATTAGTCTGtgctaccaacctcctgtgctaaaAATCCAGATTAAACTATGTGATGAACATTTAGTCTTCAGTACACATGAGACAGTAATGACTCTGAGCAACCTCGTCCGCTCTCTCCCCAGCACTAACTGAATGGGTTTGTCAGTTTTGCTTTCCCCGCCTCTACCCTGGGGTCCTTCTGCCATTCCTCTGTGTTTGCACCTGGGTGTGCCGGAGCCTGATCAGTTTACGGGGTCTGGCACGGATACCTGTCTGACGAGCTCGATCACTCCAACCCTTCAGTCTCCAGGTGCGACAGCTAGGAGGCAGGCCGATGCTGGGGAGGAGCCCTGTACCAGACAGGTAGATATAAGCCATCTGCCACCAGAGAGGAGTCACTCAGAGGGGCTTGACCTTCCTCTTAGTAAGCGCACCTGCTTCAccaatcctctctgtctctctctctctccttttcttttacTCCCATCAGAGGATCAGAAAAGCTGCAACCATGAGTTACAGAAGCAGTGGCAGCATGAGCGGAGGCTTCAGCTCTGGCGGAGGATTCAGCTCCGGTGGCGGTGGTGGCGGCACTGTGAGGAAGAGCTTCTCAAGCTTCTCCTCCTCAGCAGCCCCTATGGGCTCCAGCCGTATGAGCAGCTCATCAGTTAGACGCTCCGGAGGCGGTGGTGGGGGCGGCTTCGGCATGGGCGGTGGTGGAAGTGGAGGAGGCTCCAGCTTCAGCTATATGAGCAGCGGTGGAGGCATGGGcggcggcggcggcggcggcGGTGGAGGCTTTGGTATGGGTGGCGGCGGTGGAGGCTTCGGCCTTGGTGGCGGCGGTGGAGGCTTTGGCCTGGGTGGCGGTGGTGGAGGCTTCGGTGGAGGTGCAGGCTTCGGCATGGGAGGTGGTGGCGGCGGAGGTGGCTTCCCCCCCATCACAGCTGTCACAGTCAACTCAAGCCTGCTTGCCCCCCTCAACCTGGAGATCGACCCCAACATACAGACCGTCCGCACCAATGAAAAAGATCAGATCAAGGGCCTCAACAACCGCTTTGCCTCCTTCATCGACAAGGTCAGTACACCTTTATTCTCTTAAAGCCCTTCAATTTAAGAGGATGTTAAACATATCAAGTATGCCATGACTATGGGCCTGTCCAAGTAAATTAAAATATATTGCATTGCTCCTCATCTTCCACATGCCAGCATAAACAGGGTACAGATATGCTGCAAAGGAGATACTGCAAAGGGATACTGCAAAGTATCTGGAAAAGGACACTTTGCAATAGCAGTTTATGGCTGGGATGTTGTTTTATGGTACTGGCTGCAAATAGCACACTTGAATAGTTGCAAGGCTGTGTCTCTTGTGTGCTACTGTAGGGCTCATGAAATATTTCACAGCCACTGATAACGCAGCCCCCGGAAAACCGGACCGTGTAGGATCCAGTTAGAACTGGCtctgaaaaaaaaacacagaatgATATAGTGACTGCATCCTCCACCTGAATGTATTAACAGGGGCATATCACCTTATCACAGGTGGTCAAAGTCCCAATGTGCAGCGAGTTGCATCGGAACTGACAGTTGAGTAGTTTTCTTTGGCCGTAATTGCCCTGGCTCTGTGAGTATGGGAGTGGGAGTGAGAAACCATAGCCCAAGCGGATCTTATGACCATGAGGGAAGGGATCGGGTTATAATAGCCCCATTCCCATGGCAGCAGGAAGGGACTGGCTTTCAATAGAATGCTATGTCTCTGATGGTGCACCTGAGAGTTtatcctctctcccatctctccctcacaacctgcagagacacagacacacacctgcaCAAAGTTGAAGCTGATATGGCTAATAATATACTTTATCCATATTTCTGAAACAGCAAGGAGTTGTGTTAAATTAAAGGTTCTTCCTAAACACTTTCATCTTTCAGACAACAGCACGATAGACAATAGTGAAAATTTTCTCAAGGGAGAGTTAGAAACTGTTAGTGAAACTGCACAGTCAGCTTTacatagactctaaccacaccTGCTTTTATTTTGGATGAATGGACAGATTCAATTCAATTACCTCATTTGCCTTCTTCTGCAAACAAATTGTATTTACCTTGTGCAAGGTAAAATACAACAATTAACCCTTAATTTTGCTGCTGTTACAGTCACAAATCATTAAATGCAGGTCATTCTCAAATTCTGCAGAATGCCTTATAATAACAGTGCATGGCAGCAGGTAGGTTCATTCACTAAGAGGCGATTCCACCTCAGGCTAAGGCAGGGAAACCCAGCCATATCTGCTGGGACTTGCTATTACTTAGAATAAGGGGGGCTAAGGCGTGGCAGGCTTAGACATCTCCCTCCCGCCTCAGGGATGTGCAGCCTCGCCCATGTACCTCACATGGAAGGTATCTTCTGAGAGCGAGATATAAAGTGGATAGATCTCTTCATGTCTGCCCCAGCCCTTAGGGAATGACTCAGCTCAGTACAATAGGCTATGGAGGGCTGTGTGTGCAAGTCACTACTTTTTTACAGAGGTGTGGGAGAATGCCAGCTCTGTCTGAGAAAGTCCCAATAAAAACTTCAAGCAGACCGTTTTCATTACCTCAGTGAATGTAAGTCTAATCTTGAACCACTACATAAATCCACAAGTAAACCTTGCCAGGgagctgttgccaaggcaacaTCACATGATACAACTGGATATGACATAATATGACATAACCCAATTTAAATTCTCAACGTAATGGAAGATGTGTGCCAACCTGGTTCTAGCAGTACATATGACACCTGGTTGTAACTattatatttctctctctacacacaggTACGCTTCCTGGAACAGCAGAACAAGATGCTGGAGACTAAGTGGAGCCTCCTGCAGGACCAGACCACCACCCGCTCCAACATTGATGCCATGTTTGAGGCCTACATTGCCAACCTGCGCAGACAGCTCGACGGCCTGGGAGGAGAGAAGGTCAAGATGGAAGGAGAGCTGACAAACATGCAGGGTCTGGTGGAGGACTTCAAGAACAAGTAAGTTTTACACAAGACATTGTATGGATGTTCTAACTGTCCTACATGCTGGCCCATGTAACCATTGGTAATCTGTTTTTCCAGATATGAAGATGAAATCAACAAGCGTGCTGCAGTGGAGAACGAGTTTGTCCTCCTCAAGAAGGATGTTGATGGTGCCTACATGAACAAGGTTGAGTTGGAGGCCAAGGTCGACGCCCTTCAGGATGAGATCAACTTCCTCAGGGCCATCTATGAAGCGGTGAGGGCCATGTCAAACCACAAACAGCTTAGTTTTCGAAGCGCTGTGATATGAACAAAAAATCATCGGCATTATGGCTTTCCTGAcgtccttctctctcatctctctccaggaGCTGAGTGAACTGCAGGGACAGATTAAGGACACCTCAGTGGTGGTGGAGATGGACAACAGCCGTAACCTGGACATGGACTCCATTGTGGCTGAAGTGCGCGCCCAGTATGAGGACATCGCCAACCGCAGCAGAGCCGAGGCCGAGTCATGGTACAAGCAGAAGGTATGAGGAGACTTAAGTATATTTCTATGGATTTCCTATAAATGAGAGGTGCAGTGAAATATAATACATAGGCTTCAGACTGACTAATGACTGTGCCAATCCTCTCATCCTTCAGTTTGAGGAGATGCAGTCCTCTGCAGGACAACATGGGGATGATCTGCGCAACACCAAGTCAGAGATTGCCGAGCTGAACCGCATGATCAGCCGTCTCCAAAACGAGATCGAAAACGTCAAAGGACAGGTATGTACAGTATGCTGGCAAATGACGGTCAATTCAAAATATCATCAGGTCTGGCACAACACTAACATTCAATTAAGTGAAAACATCAATCTTACTTCTGATCTTGTCTTTTCTTTACCTGGTAGCGTTCTACCCTTGAAGGCCAGATCGCCGAGGCTGAGGAGCGCGGGGAGATGGCAGTGAAGGACGCCAAGCTCCGCATCAGAGACCTAGAGGATGCCCTACAGAGAGCCAAGCAGGACATGGCCCGGCAAGTGCGTGAATACCAGGAGCTGATGAACGTCAAGCTGGCCCTGGACATTGAGATCGCAACCTACAGGAAACtgctggaaggagaggaggacaggtgaGCACAGGATCAAATATAGACATTGTGAAACAACAAGAGACAAATGCATGGCTAGGAAATGTAAAGGCACAAGAAATGGAAAATCTTCTAGATGCAGTCAGCTCTTTCACTATAGTACATGCTTAGAGATTATGTCAACTAATCTATACATCTTTACAAAGAATTACCTCTGGAGGGGGAACGGCAACCATCCACATAACCTCCGGCAGCAGTGGTGGTGGCGGTAAGAACTTCATACATATGCATTTAAATTCAGTTGgacaagaaaaataaaataatacttGTATGTCTGATTATCACCATCATCAGTCCAAGTATTGACTTTTCTCCTACCATCTTTCTCTCCCAGGCGGAGGTGGTGGATTCGGCATGGGCGGAGGCGGCGGAGGTGGCGGTGGCTTCGGATATGGCGGCGGCAGTAGCACGTCCATGAGAAGCGGTGGTGGCGGCGGTGGCTTTGGCATGAGCGGCGGTGGTGGCGGCGGTGGCTATGGCGGCGGTGGCGGCGGTGGCTTTGGCATGAGCAGCGGTGGTGGTGGCGGCTTCGGCATGAGCAGCGGCGGTGGTGGCGGCGTGTCCATGTCCCGCTCCTCCATGACCTCCACATCCAGACGCTTCTAAACACAGGAGTCTGTATGTCTGtacccacctccccctctcctctcactccacaaccaaaacaagctacaaacTCCCCCTGTCACATGCAGGCACAGAGCGTCCACTGATCTACACTATAACTCAGGATGGGCTGTTAAATCTGACCCCTCCTTAGCTGCATATTCCCCATAGCTACTGGCTGGTAGGAAATAGTGGATGACATCAGAGGATGCACTTTGAATGCTGACATATCTTTTTTTATCCCAATGTTTCCAGTGTTTTATTCCTGCTACCTCTTCAGCATCCTGTCCCTCACAGATTCATAACATAGCCCTTAAAGATAGAGGCAGTGATAGTAAGAACCGGAAGCAGAGAATTACGTCTACTCCCTCTTCAGTCAGCCTGTCTTTAACTTGCTGGATGGTGCCTGTCATGGTGACACAACATTGGTTGGCGGTGCTGTGACAGTGCATCTTCATAAGGCAACACTAGTTTCTCATCGCACACAACATAGCGGCAGTCTCCAAATGAGCCTGGCAGGCAGGTGCCATGTTGTTCACTAAATGTTGAGACAACTGACAGTACAACATGCCACTACCCCCTGTGTTCCACTGCCCCCATATTGCTGTGCATTATGGTGAATGCCAGATCAACTTTAGCAGCTATACTAAAGTGGCACCCCCTTTCTCTGGGGTAAACAATCTAGCATTAACTCTTAATTCTCCCTTTCCTAGGGACAATGGGTTCTCCACTGAGGTTTGCAAACAGTGTTTGGTTCTGTTTTTCTTTTCATTCTGATCAAAAAGGGATGACTGGTACACCCAGATTTATTGAATGTAATTGATCATGTGTCATCAACAAAACATCCTGAATAAATCTGAGTTTTATAAAATACTTGTGTTGAAAATTTTTCTTCTGACTGTatataggggtggcaggtagcctagtggttagagttttgggccagtaaccaaaaggctgctggattgaatccccgagctgacatggtaaaatcTGTTGTTTCCCGGTAGGTCCACTGTTTCCCGGTAGGtcgtccttgtaaataagaatttgttcttaactgacttgcctagttaataaataaataaaacatatatatatatatatatatgttctatTTACATAGACGGTCAGACAATTGGGTAGAAAATGGCTCTAGATTTGGGGTCAGATGAGTATCATTCAGAAGAATGAGACACAATGACGTTATTGACAGGGCTGATAGGATTACTTAAAGCAACAACAGTATTCAAATTGTCAGTTGAGTATCCATCAGAAGAAGGAGAAACAATGACTTTACTGACAGGGCTTATAGGATGACTTAAAGCAACAACAGTATAAATGTTCTTAAAGAGTTAACTTAATTTGAATGAACTCAAACACTGTAAAATGCCTTCTTGACAGTTTAATCCACTTTGGCAAGTAAACGTAAAAACGTAATCCTTATGACTCAACACCTTGTATTTATTTAATGCCCATGGATAAAAGCTGTTACACGGTGCATACCCAGATAATATATAACCGTTAAGGCCTCTGACACAACGTAAAGGGATCTATCATCACTATAAACTATAGAGAAACGCCAAgttattaaagggatagttcacccaaattacaaaattacatttgtttcccttaccctgtaagcagtctatggacaaggtatgctataatttggttttgtttacctggGAGTTGTTTCAAATGCTGCCTTTTTAGCATTTGTGTCAgaaatccaatgcaagtcaatggtaccTGTATTAGCATTTCCGTGCTTcatgctgtcataccttgtccataaactgcttacagggtaacaataccaatatataatataaatacttATATCTGCTTCAAATTTCGACAGGTAGGCTACAGGCAGACAACTTTAACTGATGTAAGATATGCATATGTCTACCGTACCACAAGTGAAGTGACAACTTGACCTATCTAACCCATTCAAAAAAACACATCCCTCGGCTTATGCTGCCCTCTAGTGAGAATAGAGTGCAGCATACAGTAATAATATTATACTGAACAGTGTcgtctactgtacagtatgtgtaattATTCTTTCAGATTCTGTTTTCTGGTATCTAACATAATCTTTCATTttacccacatgaaaaaataatatattttactatagaatactagagtttactatagaacagtacaaatcaaatccaattgtatttgtcacatgcgtcgaatacaaccttatagtgaaatgctagCTTACAAATACGTGTTAAGCAAcagataattaaagagcagcagtaaaataacagtggCTAAATagagggggtaccagtacagagtcaatgtgcgggggcacaggttagttgagtaattcaggtaatatgtacatgtaggtagagctattgaagtgactatgcatagataataaccagagagtagcagcagcgtaaaagggggggTGAAataagtctgggtagccatttgattagctgttcaggagtcttatggcttgggggtaaaagctattaaggagccttttggacaaAGACTTCGCGCTCCGGTaccatggcaggaagcttggccccagtgatgtactgggccgtacgcatacGCATTAGcttctgtagtgtcttgcggtcggaggccaagcagtttccataccaggcagtgatgcaaccagtcaggatgctcttgatggtgcagctgtataactttttgagtaTCTGAGGACCAATGACAAGTCTTTtccgtctcctgagggggaataggcgttgtcgtgccttcttccagactgtcttggtgtgtttggaccatgatagtttgttggtgatgtggacaccaaggaacttgaagctctcaacctgctcatcTACAGCCctttcgatgagaatgggggcgtgttcggtccTCCTTATTCTGTtcataatcatctcctttgtcttgatcatgttgagggagaggttgttgtcctggcaccacactgctaggtctcttgacctcctccctataggctgtctcatcgttgtcggtgatcaggcctaccacggcaaacttagtgatggtgttggagtctgtGGGTCTGTTGGGGTGCTATGCAAATTcgtgtgggtctagggtttctgggataatggtattgatgtgagccatgaccagcctttcaaagcacttcatgacgacagacttgagtgctacaggtcggtagtcatttacgaaggttaccttggcgttcttggggcACAGGgagtatggtggtctgcttgaaacatgttgatttTACAGACTCGGTAAGGGACAGGTTTGTCATtacagggctcccgagtggcgcagtggtccaaggcactgcatctcaatgcaagaggcgtcactacagtccctggcttccaggctgtttcacatttggctgtgattgggagtcccatagggtggcgcacaattggcccagcgtctttcgggtttggccggggtaggccgtatttgtaaataagaatttgttcttaaaacctcttaaggatccacccctctttttcaatttttgcctaaaatgacataccccaATCTAACTGCCtgagctcaggac
Coding sequences within:
- the krt5 gene encoding keratin 5 (The RefSeq protein has 2 substitutions compared to this genomic sequence), producing MSYRSSGSMSGGFSSGGGFSSGGGGGGTVRKSFSSFSSSAAPMGSSRMSSSSVRRSGGGGGGGFGMGGGGSGGGSNFSYMSSGGGMGGGGGGGGGGFGMGGGGGGFGLGGGGGGFGLGGGGGGFGGGAGFGMGGGGGGGGFPPITAVTVNSSLLAPLNLEIDPNIQTVRTNEKDQIKGLNNRFASFIDKVRFLEQQNKMLETKWSLLQDQTTTRSNIDAMFEAYIANLRRQLDGLGGEKVKMEGELTNMQGLVEDFKNKYEDEINKRAAVENEFVLLKKDVDGAYMNKVELEAKVDALQDEINFLRAIYEAELSELQGQIKDTSVVVEMDNSRNLDMDSIVAEVRAQYEDIANRSRAEAESWYKQKFEEMQSSAGQHGDDLRNTKSEIAELNRMISRLQNEIENVKGQRSTLEGQIAEAEERGEMAVKDAKLRIRDLEDALQRAKQDMARQVREYQELMNVKLALDIEIATYRKLLEGEEDRITSGGGTATIHITSGSSGGGGGGGGFGMGGGGGGGGGFGYGGGSSTSMRSGGGGGGFGMSGGGGGGGYGGGGGDGFGMSSGGGGGFGMSSGGGGGVSMSRSSMTSTSRRF